GTAGGTATGTTAACCAAGATAGGAAAAAGTTTAGAATCCATCATATTTAGAAGAAAGTTTCATACTTAACTGGGGCCaaactttatttatttattgactTTGAATGTTACATGATTGTATCGGTAAGTCTACTTCAAGTAAAGATGCATATTGCTTTGTTAATATGCTGGagttatttataataatgccattacaaatcaaaaataacTTATTGAAATCGAGAATATCTAGCCCCtatatttgttttgtaAAGATTTCTTGGACAACAAGAAATTTTGGTAACCAGCAGTCACTTATGATACGTTACTGATATATCAAATACCATTGAAAGATCAAGAGTTACAACCTACATATTTGGCGCTTATCTCAATTTTGGAAGTTGAACCAGACTccaatatatatttaaaacgTCCTATACACTACTTTAGATAACAAAAGGAGATTTCCAATCTCACTATCTATATCTATGCTCGAACCCTaaacaaaattttaaaattagaagaatgTTCGATACTCGGTGAACATTCCTTGCGAAATAATTCCGAATTTtctggaaaaaaaatatttttcatctcTCTAGTCAAATTTTGTTGACTATATAAATGGCCTAAGCATTTCACAGCAAAATATCCTACATCCATTACACCATATTTAGTCAAAAAGTATTTAGTTCTTCATAAAAAAACCCTCGACCAACAgttaaaatcaaattgtAGTAAGAGGAATAGAAATTGGTAGAAGAGTCTGCCTATGGTTTTGCTCGTAATAGAGTTTTTTTCTAACGGCgaacaaaatttttttctatttttccTTCCTTTGATATAACTAACTTTTTTAATGAGAGGATtcaatgataaaaaatagaaatacattttgaattaaaaaataaacgtTTAACTGATGATATAATTTGCGATTAAGGACGGATCTCCTGGAACATGCCTAGTTCTATTATGGGGGGTCTCGTGGTATGCGGACAATTTTTTCGActgacatttttttatttttcaattcaagaTTAttctctatttttattagtaaataaaataaaataaaaaaataaaaattgtacTATAAACAAGGATGTTTCATagtcttttaatttttttgaaggGTTTGAGCTTTAATTGTTTCTTTATTGATACTATTATGATGAGAAAATAACgcatttattgaaatttttttaatgaaaattgaaagttATAAACACCAAGATCTACTCTGACaatattacaattaaaCTTAACTTCTTCATTTAAACATGTAGTACACGTAGGCATTTTGTATCCATTCTTGATGTAATCTATCAGCTTGTATGCAGTAGCGtgaaagacaaaaaaaatcaaagattttgtttttcaagGGAAATGAGACGTTATTATTTTAGGAAATTTTCTCAAAATTGCggtttgaaaatttaagaCATTTTAAGacttgaattttttgacTATCAGTATTGGAAAACTAGCTATATAGTTTTCATTGTACATTTGCTATCACCTTGTTCCGACAATATACTGCTTCAGAGGTATAGAAAAGAATCTGCTTTCAACATTCATATTGGAGAGcttgataatattataccTACCACTGTATATTCAAATACTGAAAATAGCATAAATTATAACGAAGTCGATACAATATGTCTTCAGCAAAGTATACACAAATTGAAAGTAGAGtatgtttattttttgtcttCTTTAGCATTTCATGATATATTGCTTAATGTTCTGTAATATAAAGATGTTCACTGATCTTGATATGATAGTTAACGTTTTCAGAATTACTAACCTTTTatcataatttaaataacaaaattaataatacttcaaaaacataatttgttaaataatttgttaaaatctttatctttttcaCCATAGAATGATCAAAAATTAGATAGTTTAGCTAATAAATTGGCAACATTTAGGAATATTAATCAAGAAATCAATTCACAAGCAACACAAGATAATTCGATGATTGATCaactttcaaattcatttgattctttatttaataatttaaaaaatacatCTCATAGATTAACAAGATCAATGCAATCAGGCAAAGGTATTTGGAAAATGAC
The window above is part of the Henningerozyma blattae CBS 6284 chromosome 2, complete genome genome. Proteins encoded here:
- the SFT1 gene encoding Sft1p (similar to Saccharomyces cerevisiae SFT1 (YKL006C-A); ancestral locus Anc_2.504) produces the protein MSSAKYTQIESRNDQKLDSLANKLATFRNINQEINSQATQDNSMIDQLSNSFDSLFNNLKNTSHRLTRSMQSGKGIWKMTGLALLLFFILYHLLKLF